One Oncorhynchus kisutch isolate 150728-3 linkage group LG11, Okis_V2, whole genome shotgun sequence genomic region harbors:
- the fignl1 gene encoding fidgetin-like protein 1 yields MSGAHLGEWQRRSFDISSGTCAPEQTADAYRAHILAIQYAWASSQLSQAGTASLLRTYSERYAAVLDSDDPRTGLNNYAESALHLARSQRNHSDKWESSLTTVNVLELPCVQKMIQAGTGGGKSLVAPADVNVTVGQESRGSSLPVVSSTVLRAAEPPFKPLGPTSWPKAAGNSTFSNLQSITAERPRGPEGFPSHHNSSAGPSGSTQSLFGQHASAPPHPNPGAEANQSVFFNSNPSKRKTFYNSCGESGRGGASRGQDPRGGGTNFKTAREQFIVDQQKKHSNQPQRAQQPPGMVVAMGNATKKSLGANRPRGTFSKFVSPMPRQEDKEGGVGSNNAQETQPVDERLKNFEPKIIELIMSEIMDHGPPVAWDDIAGLEFAKATIKEIVVWPMLRPDIFTGLRGPPKGILLFGPPGTGKTLIGKCIACQSGATFFSISASSLTSKWVGEGEKMVRALFAIARCHQPAVIFIDEIDSLLSQRTDGEHESSRRIKTEFLVQLDGAATSADDRILVVGATNRPQEIDEAARRRLSKRLYIPLPEAAARRQIVSNLMACEKSQLEEEELENVVTGTEGFSGADMTGLCREAALGPIRSIQLSDIATITPDQVRPILHCDFQEALRIVRPSVSAKDLELYEEWNNTFGCGR; encoded by the coding sequence ATGAGTGGTGCACACCTAGGCGAGTGGCAGAGGAGGTCCTTTGACATTTCATCTGGCACCTGCGCACCTGAGCAGACGGCAGACGCCTATCGGGCGCACATCCTCGCCATTCAATATGCATGGGCGAGCTCCCAGCTCTCTCAGGCCGGCACGGCCAGCCTGCTCAGGACTTACTCTGAACGCTATGCCGCAGTGCTGGACTCGGACGACCCTCGCACGGGGCTTAACAACTATGCAGAGAGTGCACTGCACCTGGCCCGCAGTCAGAGGAACCACAGCGACAAATGGGAGTCGTCCCTGACAACTGTGAATGTGCTGGAGCTGCCGTGCGTGCAGAAGATGATTCAGGCTGGGACAGGGGGTGGAAAGTCCCTGGTGGCACCTGCAGATGTTAATGTCACTGTTGGACAAGAGAGCAGAGGCAGCTCCCTGCCTGTTGTTTCCTCCACTGTACTCAGAGCTGCAGAGCCTCCATTCAAACCCCTGGGACCCACATCATGGCCCAAGGCTGCGGGCAACAGCACTTTCAGCAATTTACAGAGTATTACTGCAGAGAGACCAAGAGGCCCTGAGGGATTCCCCAGCCACCACAATTCCTCTGCTGGCCCCTCAGGAAGTACTCAGTCTCTGTTTGGCCAGCACGCCTCAGCTCCACCACATCCAAACCCAGGCGCTGAAGCGAACCAATCTGTCTTCTTCAACTCTAACCCCTCCAAGAGGAAGACATTCTATAACTCCTGtggagagagtggcagaggggGGGCATCTAGAGGGCAAGATCCACGTGGTGGTGGCACTAACTTCAAAACTGCAAGGGAGCAGTTTATTGTTGATCAGCAGAAAAAGCACTCCAACCAGCCCCAGAGAGCTCAGCAGCCCCCTGGGATGGTGGTTGCCATGGGGAATGCCACGAAGAAGTCACTGGGGGCCAACAGGCCACGGGGGACATTTTCCAAATTTGTATCCCCAATGCCAAGGCAAGAGGACAAGGAGGGTGGGGTCGGGAGCAACAATGCCCAGGAGACTCAGCCAGTAGACGAGCGTCTGAAAAACTTTGAGCCAAAGATCATTGAGTTGATCATGAGTGAAATTATGGACCACGGGCCGCCCGTAGCCTGGGATGACATTGCTggcctggagtttgccaaagcCACCATCAAGGAGATTGTTGTGTGGCCTATGCTCCGGCCTGACATCTTCACTGGCCTCCGTGGTCCACCCAAAGGCATTCTCCTATTTGGGCCCCCGGGGACAGGAAAAACTCTGATTGGGAAGTGCATTGCTTGCCAGTCAGGCGCCACCTTCTTCAGCATCAGCGCCTCATCTCTCACCTCAAAgtgggtgggggagggagagaaaatggTGAGAGCACTCTTCGCCATTGCCCGCTGCCACCAGCCAGCAGTCATCTTCATCGACGAGATAGACTCTCTGCTGTCCCAGCGTACGGACGGGGAGCACGAGTCATCCCGGCGGATAAAGACTGAGTTCCTGGTTCAGTTGGACGGGGCGGCCACCTCAGCCGACGACCGCATCTTGGTGGTGGGGGCCACCAACCGCCCTCAGGAGATAGACGAGGCGGCTCGGCGCCGCCTTTCCAAACGCCTCTACATCCCCCTTCCCGAGGCAGCCGCAAGACGGCAGATAGTCTCTAACCTCATGGCCTGCGAGAAAAGCCAGCTGGAAGAGGAAGAGCTGGAGAACGTGGTCACAGGGACGGAGGGCTTTTCCGGGGCCGATATGACAGGACTGTGCCGGGAGGCAGCGCTGGGCCCCATCCGGAGCATCCAGCTCAGTGACATTGCCACCATCACCCCCGACCAGGTGCGGCCCATCCTCCACTGTGACTTCCAGGAGGCCCTGAGGATCGTGAGGCCCAGCGTCTCAGCCAAAGACCTGGAGCTCTATGAGGAGTGGAACAATACCTTTGGTTGTGGTCGTTGA